In Vibrio atlanticus, the following proteins share a genomic window:
- a CDS encoding glycoside hydrolase family 13 protein translates to MISAMAITDSLTTSFITRSSLTHSAKSADSYAYNNETLHLRLRSAKGELDKVSLWIGDPYHWAEGGLDGGNLGGSDAHGWVGGNEVTMIHEGETEYHDHWFAEFTPPKRRSRYGFILYGKGGEKILFGEKRCADISTPESAEIELSNLSNFFCFPYINPRDVLKTPSWIKDTIWYQIFPERFANGRPEISPTNVQPWGTRPVSDNFMGGDLWGVIDKLDYLQDLGVNGLYLCPIFTANANHKYDTVDYYNVDPHFGGNEAFKALVDEAHKRGMKIMLDAVFNHIGSQSPLWLDVVNNGAKSKYADWFWINQFPVYPATPKEEWDFWNLNYETFANVVEMPKLNTENEECRAYLLDVARHWVEEFNIDGWRLDVANEVDHAFWRDFRKVVKDANPDCYILGEIWHEGMPWLRGDQYDSLMNYPLTQAITDYFGLGDVDKESFVNAVNASYMAYPRNVNEAMFNLLDSHDTTRIISLCQGDKRKAKLAYLFMFTQVGAPCIYYGGEIGMDGGRGMGSEDNRKCMIWEESEQDLEFKNFIQEMIALRKANPDFNQPCIDWLNVEDEKGTADKECIAYLRGNLMFVLNNSDKDKQIMLDGKSLTISAYGYVIEQAN, encoded by the coding sequence ATGATTTCCGCTATGGCTATTACAGATTCACTTACAACAAGCTTCATTACGCGCAGCTCGCTGACTCACTCAGCAAAAAGCGCAGACAGCTATGCTTATAACAATGAAACACTTCACCTTCGACTACGAAGCGCAAAAGGCGAACTAGACAAGGTTTCACTTTGGATAGGCGACCCGTACCACTGGGCAGAAGGTGGCCTAGATGGTGGCAACCTAGGTGGCAGTGATGCACACGGTTGGGTGGGTGGCAATGAAGTGACCATGATTCATGAAGGGGAAACCGAGTACCACGACCACTGGTTTGCCGAGTTTACTCCACCGAAACGTCGTAGCCGCTATGGTTTTATTTTGTACGGAAAAGGTGGCGAAAAGATTCTATTTGGAGAAAAACGCTGCGCCGACATTTCAACGCCTGAAAGTGCAGAAATCGAGCTGAGCAACTTAAGTAATTTTTTCTGTTTTCCTTACATAAACCCACGTGACGTACTAAAAACACCTTCGTGGATAAAAGACACCATTTGGTATCAAATATTCCCAGAACGCTTTGCAAATGGACGCCCGGAAATATCACCGACTAATGTGCAGCCTTGGGGTACCAGACCTGTATCCGACAACTTTATGGGGGGCGATTTATGGGGTGTGATCGATAAGCTCGATTACCTGCAAGATCTTGGCGTGAATGGTTTGTACTTGTGCCCTATTTTCACGGCCAACGCCAACCATAAATACGACACTGTCGACTACTACAACGTAGACCCGCACTTCGGCGGCAATGAAGCCTTTAAAGCACTCGTCGATGAAGCCCATAAACGCGGCATGAAAATTATGCTCGACGCGGTGTTCAACCACATTGGATCTCAATCACCACTATGGCTAGACGTTGTGAATAACGGGGCAAAGTCCAAATACGCCGACTGGTTTTGGATCAATCAGTTCCCTGTATACCCAGCCACACCAAAAGAAGAATGGGATTTCTGGAACTTAAACTACGAAACTTTCGCCAACGTCGTCGAAATGCCGAAGCTGAATACTGAAAATGAAGAGTGCCGCGCATACTTATTAGACGTGGCGCGCCACTGGGTAGAAGAGTTCAACATTGATGGATGGCGTTTAGACGTAGCCAACGAAGTGGACCACGCGTTTTGGCGTGACTTCCGTAAAGTCGTAAAAGATGCCAACCCAGACTGCTACATTCTTGGTGAGATTTGGCACGAAGGTATGCCTTGGCTACGCGGCGACCAATACGATTCGTTGATGAATTATCCGCTGACACAAGCCATTACCGACTACTTTGGTCTTGGCGACGTTGATAAAGAGAGCTTTGTAAATGCAGTGAACGCGTCGTACATGGCATACCCACGCAACGTAAACGAAGCGATGTTTAACTTATTAGATAGCCATGACACCACTCGCATTATCTCTTTATGCCAGGGTGACAAACGTAAAGCTAAATTAGCTTATTTATTTATGTTCACTCAAGTCGGTGCTCCATGCATTTATTATGGTGGCGAAATTGGTATGGATGGCGGCCGCGGCATGGGCAGCGAAGACAACCGAAAATGCATGATATGGGAAGAATCAGAGCAAGACTTAGAATTCAAAAACTTCATTCAAGAAATGATCGCTTTGCGTAAAGCCAATCCCGATTTTAATCAGCCTTGCATTGACTGGTTAAACGTGGAGGATGAAAAAGGGACGGCAGACAAAGAGTGTATCGCTTACCTCCGTGGCAATTTAATGTTTGTTCTAAACAACAGCGATAAAGATAAACAGATCATGCTCGATGGAAAATCACTGACCATTAGCGCTTATGGCTACGTGATTGAGCAAGCGAACTAA
- a CDS encoding ROK family protein, whose product MSKRTKSKCVINQIMLIKAEPNIVMGIAIDSHSIYSVASTSNGQEVYRMVQRTPGDLAHLTQHLISRISSVSYRYGRIAAIGISVSEFFLSHRQSVHEVAKSSPTHSTEITQLTRNLNQHFKVDCSLVMHSHSAAIACDAISNAMKSADSIEQPLSAGSSLNKRARDLYKEAILSVFLGDGCGISFYQNNEQVHHPLSSHWAHSRLPNFQWLVDGLTPVCRCGNEACIEQFLSAPSIERQYHQVVLKDQTLAQIFSGVDLSEPHASRIYRTYIDQLARSLVNPIQQLLPTRLVLSGEATTYPTLTADLKVALSRYIHVNEIPVIIHPKQDEFTFARGAFLIAEKNHNNHLRSS is encoded by the coding sequence TTGAGCAAGCGAACTAAATCCAAGTGTGTCATTAATCAAATCATGCTCATTAAAGCAGAACCAAATATAGTGATGGGAATCGCGATTGATTCCCACTCTATTTACTCGGTCGCCAGCACCTCTAACGGACAAGAGGTGTATAGAATGGTGCAGCGCACTCCTGGCGACCTTGCCCACTTGACTCAACATTTGATAAGCCGAATATCAAGCGTCAGCTACCGCTATGGACGTATCGCCGCGATAGGCATAAGTGTATCTGAGTTTTTTTTATCTCATCGCCAATCCGTACATGAAGTTGCAAAATCAAGTCCTACTCACTCGACAGAAATCACCCAATTAACACGAAACCTGAATCAGCATTTCAAGGTCGACTGCTCGCTTGTGATGCATTCACACAGTGCGGCCATTGCGTGCGACGCTATTAGTAACGCCATGAAAAGCGCTGACTCAATTGAACAACCACTCTCGGCAGGTTCAAGTCTAAATAAGAGGGCTAGAGATTTATACAAAGAGGCCATACTCAGCGTATTTTTGGGCGATGGTTGTGGCATAAGTTTTTATCAAAATAACGAGCAAGTGCACCACCCATTAAGCTCACATTGGGCACATTCAAGGTTGCCTAATTTTCAATGGCTCGTTGATGGCTTAACTCCTGTATGTCGCTGTGGAAATGAGGCGTGCATTGAACAGTTTTTATCCGCACCAAGTATTGAGCGGCAATATCATCAAGTCGTGCTAAAAGACCAAACTTTAGCGCAAATTTTTTCAGGCGTAGACCTAAGTGAACCGCATGCATCGCGCATATATCGTACTTATATCGACCAATTGGCGCGCAGTTTAGTTAATCCCATTCAACAATTACTGCCTACACGACTCGTATTATCAGGCGAAGCAACGACCTATCCTACATTAACGGCAGATTTAAAAGTCGCATTGTCTCGCTACATTCACGTTAATGAAATTCCAGTGATTATTCACCCAAAACAAGATGAATTCACCTTTGCTCGCGGAGCGTTTCTCATCGCTGAAAAAAATCACAACAATCATTTACGCTCGTCGTGA
- the mutS gene encoding DNA mismatch repair protein MutS — MKADQKHTPMMQQYLKLKAENPEILLFYRMGDFYELFYDDAKKASQLLDISLTKRGSSNGEPIPMAGVPYHAVEGYLAKLVQLGESVAICEQIGNPATSKGPVERAVVRIVTPGTVTDEALLSERVDNLIASIYHHNGKFGYATLDITSGRFQLCEPETEEAMAAELQRTSPRELLFPEDFEPVNLMASRNGNRRRPVWEFELDTAKQQLNKQFGTRDLVGFGVEGAKLGLCAAGCLIQYVKDTQRTALPHIRSLTMDKQDHSVILDAATRRNLEITQNLGGGTDNTLAEVLDHTATAMGSRMLKRWLHQPMRNISALDQRLDAIGEMKDLALFTELQPTLKQIGDIERILARLALRSARPRDMARLRQAMEYLPELAETLTQLKHPYLTQLAQYASPVDEVSELLERAIKENPPVVIRDGGVIAEGYNAELDEWRDLAAGATEFLDKLEQEERERHGIDTLKVGYNNVHGFFIQVSRGQSHLVPPHYVRRQTLKNAERYIIPELKEHEDKVLSSKSKALAIEKKLWDELFDLLLPYLERLQNIASSVSQLDVLQNLAERADTLDYCRPTMTESAGVQIQAGRHPVVEQVMDEPFIANPIDLNDQRKMLIITGPNMGGKSTYMRQTALIALMAHIGCYVPAESATIGSIDRIFTRIGASDDLASGRSTFMVEMTETANILHNATPNSLVLMDEIGRGTSTYDGLSLAWASAEWLANQINAMTLFATHYFELTELPNQLPTLANVHLDAVEHGDNIAFMHAVQEGAASKSYGLAVAGLAGVPKAVIKNARAKLTQLEALSMESPTSKPSGVDIANQLSLIPEPSEVEQALANVDPDDLTPRQALEELYRLKKLL, encoded by the coding sequence GTGAAAGCCGATCAAAAACATACTCCCATGATGCAGCAGTACCTAAAGCTAAAAGCAGAAAATCCAGAAATTCTGCTGTTCTACCGCATGGGCGATTTCTACGAGCTTTTCTATGATGATGCTAAAAAAGCTTCTCAACTCCTCGATATTTCACTGACCAAGCGTGGCTCTTCAAATGGTGAGCCGATTCCTATGGCAGGTGTTCCTTACCATGCCGTTGAAGGGTACCTTGCAAAGTTAGTGCAACTTGGTGAATCCGTAGCAATTTGTGAACAGATTGGTAATCCAGCAACTTCAAAAGGCCCTGTTGAGCGTGCTGTCGTACGTATCGTTACACCCGGTACCGTGACCGACGAGGCTTTGCTTTCTGAGCGTGTTGATAACCTGATTGCCTCTATTTACCACCACAATGGTAAATTTGGCTACGCGACGCTTGATATTACTTCTGGCCGATTCCAGCTATGTGAGCCGGAAACCGAAGAAGCAATGGCGGCAGAACTGCAGAGAACCTCACCTCGTGAGCTACTGTTCCCTGAAGATTTCGAACCTGTAAATCTAATGGCAAGCCGTAATGGCAATCGCCGCCGCCCGGTATGGGAATTTGAATTAGATACCGCGAAGCAGCAATTGAATAAGCAGTTTGGTACTCGCGATCTGGTTGGCTTTGGCGTAGAAGGCGCGAAACTAGGCTTATGTGCGGCTGGTTGTTTGATCCAATACGTGAAAGATACCCAACGTACTGCCCTTCCACATATCCGTTCACTGACGATGGATAAGCAAGATCACTCGGTGATCCTCGATGCAGCGACTCGCCGTAATTTGGAGATCACGCAAAATCTTGGTGGTGGTACTGATAACACCCTTGCCGAAGTACTTGATCACACCGCGACGGCTATGGGTAGCCGTATGCTTAAGCGCTGGTTACATCAACCAATGCGCAATATCTCTGCACTCGATCAGCGCCTAGATGCTATTGGTGAAATGAAAGATTTGGCTCTCTTTACAGAGCTACAGCCAACCTTGAAACAGATCGGGGATATCGAACGTATTCTTGCTCGACTAGCACTTCGCTCAGCTCGTCCTCGTGATATGGCACGACTTCGCCAAGCGATGGAATATTTGCCAGAACTTGCAGAAACACTGACGCAATTGAAGCACCCATACCTAACTCAACTTGCTCAATATGCCTCGCCTGTGGATGAGGTTTCTGAACTACTTGAGCGAGCGATCAAAGAGAACCCTCCCGTGGTTATCCGTGACGGTGGTGTAATTGCAGAAGGCTACAATGCCGAGTTAGACGAATGGCGCGACCTTGCAGCTGGCGCAACCGAATTTCTTGATAAACTTGAGCAAGAAGAGCGCGAACGTCATGGTATCGATACACTTAAAGTGGGCTACAACAACGTACACGGTTTCTTCATTCAAGTAAGCCGCGGACAAAGCCACCTTGTGCCACCACACTATGTTCGCCGTCAAACGCTGAAAAATGCAGAGCGTTACATCATTCCTGAGCTAAAAGAGCACGAAGACAAAGTGCTTAGCTCTAAATCGAAAGCCCTAGCTATCGAGAAGAAGTTGTGGGATGAGTTGTTTGATTTGTTACTGCCTTATCTAGAGCGACTACAAAACATTGCTTCTTCAGTGTCTCAACTGGATGTTCTACAAAACTTAGCTGAACGTGCAGACACCCTTGATTACTGTCGTCCAACCATGACAGAGTCTGCTGGCGTACAAATTCAGGCCGGTCGTCACCCCGTTGTTGAACAAGTGATGGACGAACCCTTTATTGCTAACCCTATCGACCTCAATGATCAACGTAAGATGCTGATCATCACAGGTCCAAACATGGGTGGTAAGTCGACCTACATGCGTCAGACTGCACTCATTGCGCTGATGGCTCATATCGGTTGTTATGTTCCTGCAGAAAGCGCGACGATTGGTTCTATCGACCGTATCTTTACGCGTATTGGCGCATCCGATGACTTGGCTTCGGGTCGTTCAACCTTCATGGTTGAGATGACAGAGACCGCGAATATCCTGCACAATGCAACACCAAATAGCCTTGTGTTAATGGATGAAATCGGTCGTGGTACCAGTACTTACGATGGTCTGTCTCTGGCTTGGGCAAGTGCGGAATGGCTAGCTAATCAAATCAATGCGATGACACTATTTGCAACGCACTACTTTGAGCTAACTGAGCTGCCTAACCAACTTCCAACACTGGCCAACGTGCACTTGGATGCGGTTGAGCATGGTGACAACATTGCCTTTATGCACGCAGTTCAAGAAGGAGCTGCAAGTAAATCTTACGGTCTAGCGGTTGCAGGATTGGCTGGTGTACCGAAAGCGGTAATCAAGAATGCTCGAGCGAAGTTGACTCAACTAGAAGCGTTAAGCATGGAGTCACCAACATCAAAACCAAGTGGCGTTGATATCGCAAACCAACTGAGCCTGATACCTGAACCAAGTGAAGTAGAACAAGCACTAGCGAATGTTGATCCTGATGATCTAACTCCTCGCCAAGCACTAGAAGAGCTCTACCGTTTGAAGAAGTTGCTTTAG
- the nlpD gene encoding murein hydrolase activator NlpD: MRSKVFKGSSLLLSCALVGCAANSPAPVSSLNKNYSSIDRGSYRGSYYEVKKGDTLYFIAYVTNKDVKELIRYNNLSAPYTIHPGQSLKLWRPSYNAPAYGKSTVAVAAVAAPVAASTTLLASSKPKTTPQKSKNSKPAPAQTTTKVAKKDPQKKVVQSKSKEYVGSKGKQNVTPPTKPTSNKVSKWLWPTKGRVIKNFSVGEQGNKGIDIAGQRGQPIVSTAGGTVVYSGNALRGYGNLVIVKHNDNYLSAYAHNDRLLVSEGQSVKPGQKIATMGSSGASSVRLHFEIRYQGKSVNPKRYLP, translated from the coding sequence ATGCGTTCGAAGGTTTTTAAAGGAAGTTCTCTACTGCTTAGCTGTGCACTTGTTGGGTGTGCTGCGAATTCGCCTGCGCCAGTTTCAAGCTTAAACAAGAATTACTCATCGATTGATCGTGGTAGTTATCGTGGTAGTTACTATGAAGTGAAAAAAGGCGATACCCTTTATTTTATTGCTTACGTAACAAATAAAGATGTTAAAGAGCTGATTCGCTATAACAATCTGTCTGCACCTTATACCATCCATCCCGGACAGAGCCTTAAGTTATGGCGTCCTAGCTACAACGCTCCAGCGTATGGTAAATCAACGGTAGCGGTTGCAGCCGTCGCTGCGCCTGTTGCCGCATCCACAACTTTGTTGGCCTCAAGCAAACCTAAAACAACACCTCAAAAGAGTAAAAACTCTAAACCTGCGCCCGCTCAAACAACCACCAAAGTGGCGAAAAAAGATCCACAAAAGAAGGTTGTACAATCCAAATCAAAGGAGTATGTTGGTTCTAAAGGTAAACAGAATGTTACACCGCCAACAAAACCAACGAGTAACAAAGTATCCAAATGGTTATGGCCAACGAAAGGGAGAGTAATTAAGAATTTCTCTGTAGGCGAACAAGGAAATAAAGGCATAGACATAGCAGGACAGCGAGGTCAGCCAATAGTATCTACTGCAGGGGGAACGGTTGTTTATTCGGGTAATGCATTACGAGGCTACGGCAATCTAGTGATTGTGAAGCACAATGATAATTACTTAAGTGCATACGCGCATAACGACCGACTATTAGTATCTGAAGGGCAAAGTGTGAAACCAGGGCAGAAAATTGCAACAATGGGAAGCTCTGGAGCCAGCAGTGTCAGGCTGCACTTTGAGATTCGTTACCAAGGTAAATCAGTTAATCCAAAACGGTATTTACCTTAA
- a CDS encoding sugar ABC transporter permease, with the protein MDKYIGKVGTLVVYLFLIANALLVLGPVIWTVLASFKTGNNLFSSSFTSIDFTLDHYRALFTDTPYLDWYKNTFLLATANMVISLVVVTISAFVFSRYRFNGKRNIMMSILVLQMFPAFLSMTAIYILLSKMGLIDTYAGLLFVYVTGSLPFMIWLVKGYFDAIPTSLDEAAKIDGAGHMTIFLEIILPLAKPILVFVGLVSFTAPWMDFILPTLILRSEEKMTLAIGIFSWISSNSAENFTLFAAGSLLVAVPITLLFVATQKHITTGLVSGAVKE; encoded by the coding sequence ATGGACAAATACATTGGCAAAGTAGGCACCCTAGTCGTGTACTTATTTCTCATTGCCAACGCATTATTAGTACTTGGCCCAGTGATTTGGACAGTGCTAGCTTCATTCAAAACAGGGAATAACTTATTCAGTTCTTCTTTCACAAGTATTGACTTTACGCTCGACCACTACCGCGCATTGTTCACGGACACACCCTATTTAGACTGGTATAAAAACACCTTTCTTCTCGCTACAGCGAATATGGTTATCTCACTGGTTGTCGTGACTATTTCAGCGTTTGTGTTCTCTCGCTACCGCTTCAATGGTAAGCGCAACATTATGATGAGCATTCTTGTATTGCAGATGTTCCCGGCCTTTCTTTCGATGACGGCTATCTACATTTTGCTATCAAAAATGGGATTGATTGATACCTATGCTGGCTTGTTATTTGTGTATGTAACGGGCTCATTACCATTCATGATTTGGTTGGTGAAAGGTTATTTCGATGCCATTCCCACTTCATTAGATGAAGCCGCAAAAATTGATGGTGCAGGCCACATGACGATTTTCCTCGAGATCATTCTCCCTCTCGCGAAGCCTATCTTAGTGTTTGTTGGTTTAGTGTCTTTCACCGCACCTTGGATGGACTTCATTTTACCTACGCTGATCTTACGCAGCGAAGAAAAAATGACGCTAGCCATCGGTATTTTCAGTTGGATTTCATCTAACTCAGCGGAGAATTTCACGCTGTTTGCCGCGGGTTCATTATTGGTTGCAGTGCCCATCACTTTGCTATTTGTTGCGACTCAGAAACACATTACTACCGGCCTCGTCAGCGGTGCAGTTAAAGAATAA
- the rpoS gene encoding RNA polymerase sigma factor RpoS, with protein MSISNAVTKKEFDLNQATTEQEALGKAKRTVTKKTEAKEDTEVTSKSLDATQLYLGEIGFSPLLTAEEEVLYARRALRGDEAARKRMIESNLRLVVKISRRYSNRGLALLDLIEEGNLGLIRAVEKFDPERGFRFSTYATWWIRQTIERALMNQTRTIRLPIHVVKELNIYLRTARELSQKLDHEPTAEEIASKLDKPVGDVSKMLRLNERVSSVDTPIGGDGEKALLDIIPDINNSDPEVSTQDSDIKNSLIFWLDELNPKQKEVLARRFGLLGYEPSTLEEVGREISLTRERVRQIQVEGLRRLREILIKQGLNMENLFNVEND; from the coding sequence ATGAGTATAAGCAATGCAGTAACCAAAAAAGAGTTCGATCTTAACCAAGCAACCACGGAACAGGAAGCTCTTGGAAAAGCAAAACGAACAGTCACTAAGAAAACCGAAGCGAAAGAAGATACTGAAGTTACGTCTAAAAGCTTAGATGCGACTCAACTCTACTTAGGCGAAATCGGTTTCTCACCACTATTAACCGCTGAAGAAGAAGTGCTTTATGCACGTCGAGCTCTACGCGGTGATGAAGCAGCACGCAAACGCATGATCGAAAGTAACCTGCGTTTGGTGGTAAAAATTTCTCGTCGTTATAGCAACCGTGGTCTTGCACTTCTCGATCTTATTGAAGAAGGCAACCTAGGTTTGATTCGCGCCGTAGAGAAGTTTGACCCAGAGCGTGGCTTCCGTTTCTCAACTTACGCAACATGGTGGATTCGTCAAACCATTGAACGTGCGCTAATGAATCAGACTCGCACTATCCGTTTGCCTATCCATGTTGTGAAAGAGCTGAACATCTACCTACGTACCGCAAGAGAACTTTCACAAAAACTTGACCATGAACCAACGGCAGAAGAAATTGCTTCTAAGCTAGACAAACCTGTTGGTGATGTGAGTAAGATGCTTCGTCTAAACGAACGAGTGAGCTCTGTTGATACGCCAATTGGTGGTGATGGTGAGAAAGCGCTGTTGGATATTATTCCAGACATCAACAATTCAGATCCTGAGGTTTCAACTCAAGATAGCGATATCAAGAATTCGTTGATCTTCTGGCTTGATGAGCTGAATCCTAAGCAGAAAGAGGTGCTTGCGCGTCGCTTTGGATTACTTGGCTATGAACCATCAACACTAGAAGAAGTAGGCCGTGAAATTAGCCTGACTCGTGAACGTGTTCGCCAAATCCAAGTTGAAGGTCTTCGTCGTTTACGTGAAATTCTAATCAAGCAAGGCTTGAACATGGAAAATCTGTTCAACGTAGAAAACGACTAA
- the recA gene encoding recombinase RecA, with protein sequence MDENKQKALAAALGQIEKQFGKGSIMRLGDNRTMDVETISTGSLSLDIALGAGGLPMGRIVEVYGPESSGKTTLTLELIAAAQKVGKTCAFVDAEHALDPIYAQKLGVDIDALLVSQPDTGEQALEICDALARSGAIDVLVIDSVAALTPKAEIEGEMGDSHMGLQARMLSQAMRKLTGNLKQSNCMAIFINQIRMKIGVMFGNPETTTGGNALKFYASVRLDIRRTGAIKDGDEVVGNETRIKVVKNKIAAPFKQAETQILYGKGFNREGELIDLGVKNKLVEKAGAWYSYKGDKIGQGKANAGKYLRENPEVALEIDTKLRELLLTPAVLEEKGAEKEEENEEL encoded by the coding sequence ATGGACGAGAATAAACAAAAAGCGTTAGCCGCAGCCCTTGGTCAGATTGAAAAGCAATTTGGTAAAGGTTCAATCATGCGTCTTGGTGATAACCGCACAATGGACGTAGAAACTATTTCTACAGGTTCTCTATCTCTAGATATCGCACTAGGTGCTGGTGGCCTACCGATGGGACGTATCGTAGAAGTTTACGGTCCAGAATCATCAGGTAAAACAACGTTAACGCTTGAGCTTATTGCTGCAGCACAGAAAGTGGGCAAAACGTGTGCATTCGTCGATGCCGAGCACGCACTAGACCCTATCTACGCTCAAAAGTTGGGTGTTGATATCGACGCTTTGCTTGTGTCTCAACCAGATACAGGCGAACAAGCGCTTGAAATCTGTGATGCACTGGCTCGTTCAGGTGCTATCGATGTTCTTGTTATTGACTCAGTAGCAGCACTAACACCTAAAGCAGAAATCGAAGGCGAAATGGGCGATAGCCACATGGGTCTTCAAGCACGTATGCTTTCTCAAGCAATGCGTAAGCTAACAGGTAACCTTAAGCAGTCTAACTGTATGGCTATCTTCATTAACCAAATTCGTATGAAAATTGGTGTGATGTTTGGTAACCCTGAAACAACAACAGGTGGTAACGCACTTAAGTTCTACGCATCTGTTCGTCTTGATATTCGCCGTACTGGCGCGATTAAAGATGGTGATGAAGTTGTTGGTAACGAAACTCGTATCAAGGTTGTTAAGAACAAGATTGCTGCACCATTCAAACAAGCTGAAACTCAAATCCTTTACGGCAAGGGCTTCAACCGCGAAGGTGAGCTTATCGACTTAGGTGTTAAGAATAAGCTAGTAGAAAAAGCAGGCGCTTGGTACAGCTACAAAGGCGACAAGATCGGCCAAGGTAAAGCTAACGCTGGTAAATACCTGCGTGAAAACCCAGAAGTTGCTCTAGAAATTGATACTAAACTTCGTGAGTTACTGCTAACTCCTGCTGTGCTTGAAGAGAAAGGTGCAGAGAAGGAAGAAGAAAACGAAGAGCTATAA
- a CDS encoding CinA family protein, with the protein MQMTQDLSEQLGYLLAKHKHVLVTAESCTGGGVASAVTDIAGSSGWFDRAFVTYSNEAKQEMIGVQLKTLVEFGAVSEPVVIEMASGALQHSNGTISVSISGIAGPGGATEDKPVGTVCFAWKALNGWDKVETHVFTGDRSQVRQQATHHALQVIYDYLSMEGK; encoded by the coding sequence ATGCAGATGACTCAAGATCTTAGTGAACAGCTTGGATACTTACTCGCTAAACATAAACACGTTTTAGTGACGGCTGAATCTTGTACTGGCGGTGGGGTTGCTAGCGCGGTGACGGATATCGCAGGGAGCTCTGGTTGGTTTGATCGTGCATTTGTTACTTATAGCAATGAAGCGAAGCAAGAGATGATCGGCGTACAGCTTAAAACCTTAGTTGAGTTCGGTGCGGTGAGTGAGCCTGTCGTAATAGAAATGGCGAGCGGGGCATTGCAACATTCAAATGGGACTATCTCTGTATCGATCAGTGGTATTGCTGGCCCAGGTGGCGCGACCGAAGATAAGCCTGTTGGAACGGTATGTTTCGCTTGGAAAGCACTAAACGGTTGGGATAAAGTAGAAACGCATGTATTTACAGGCGACAGATCACAAGTACGCCAACAAGCCACGCACCATGCCCTACAAGTTATTTATGATTACCTATCAATGGAAGGTAAGTAA
- a CDS encoding TrmB family transcriptional regulator produces MSELVTKLMDFGFTKTDALVYINLLKNGQSSGYKIAKEISISRSSVYSSIDNLYANGYIFMSDGDTKEYEAKSPDLIFSQIEKKTVTNINFLKSELSKMMLKEEKEFVYNVSGFDNLLQKAKEIINQANLEIYLNTDFNLELFGKELCDAVERGVRVIGFSFNKMASPHEKIELHSRSENEETEYPSHRFMCVADMKLALMFSHREETLGLYANNRLIVKMIAEHIHSDIYLTEYERLAPNQHQHVRVNTIHEQHNAMVLDELKKH; encoded by the coding sequence GTGTCAGAGCTAGTCACCAAATTAATGGATTTTGGGTTTACCAAAACCGATGCGCTTGTTTATATTAATTTACTCAAAAATGGCCAATCCAGCGGATATAAAATCGCGAAAGAGATCTCTATCTCCCGCTCTTCTGTTTACTCGTCTATCGATAACCTTTACGCCAATGGCTACATTTTCATGTCTGATGGCGACACTAAAGAGTACGAAGCTAAATCACCAGACTTGATTTTCAGCCAGATAGAAAAAAAGACCGTCACTAATATTAATTTCCTTAAATCAGAATTATCTAAGATGATGCTGAAAGAGGAAAAAGAGTTCGTTTACAACGTATCGGGGTTCGACAACTTACTTCAAAAGGCCAAGGAAATCATTAATCAGGCAAATCTAGAAATTTACCTGAATACCGATTTTAACCTTGAGTTGTTTGGCAAAGAATTATGCGATGCCGTGGAACGTGGAGTACGAGTGATTGGCTTTTCATTCAACAAAATGGCGAGCCCACATGAAAAAATAGAATTACATTCGCGTTCTGAAAATGAAGAAACCGAATACCCTTCACACCGCTTTATGTGTGTAGCCGATATGAAGCTCGCCCTCATGTTCTCACACCGTGAAGAAACCTTAGGTTTGTATGCCAATAATCGCTTAATTGTAAAAATGATAGCAGAGCATATTCACAGCGATATTTACCTAACAGAATACGAGCGCCTGGCTCCTAATCAGCACCAACACGTCAGAGTAAATACGATTCACGAACAGCACAATGCTATGGTACTCGACGAGCTTAAGAAGCACTAG